One segment of Desulfatibacillum aliphaticivorans DSM 15576 DNA contains the following:
- a CDS encoding transposase domain-containing protein produces the protein KPDNNAAENAIRPFVVGRKNWLFAGSPRGAEASALFFSLIETAKANGLEPFAYLKVLFERLPLATSRKDYQALLPSPDFNLSNN, from the coding sequence TGAAGCCGGACAACAATGCGGCGGAAAACGCGATTCGGCCTTTTGTGGTGGGCCGGAAGAATTGGCTTTTTGCGGGATCGCCCCGGGGCGCGGAAGCCAGCGCTTTGTTCTTCAGCCTGATCGAGACGGCCAAGGCCAACGGCCTGGAGCCCTTTGCCTATCTGAAAGTTTTATTTGAAAGACTCCCCCTGGCGACCTCCCGGAAAGACTACCAAGCTCTCCTGCCATCCCCGGATTTTAACCTTTCCAACAATTGA